One region of Alosa sapidissima isolate fAloSap1 chromosome 1, fAloSap1.pri, whole genome shotgun sequence genomic DNA includes:
- the scpp9 gene encoding secretory calcium-binding phosphoprotein 9 → MTFLLFLAAAVTFCNVTSAKKLALITGLNGGGVLTGLNGGLLTGLNGGLITGVNPGLVLNPGLLNGGNALIAQPQLAQMAPGVPFVMQPPQFGFPQAGAQQQQPPPQFAFPSGNGGFPYFAGFPQGQPGMFPPQQAAGGNAQQQQQQQPNPNVRRFKRMLRKLQKTSVGVTQAPLSIETTPPSPTPNTAAVKDILCTEKK, encoded by the exons ATGACATTTCTGCTCTTTCTTGCTGCAGCTGTGACATTTTGTAAT GTCACCTCTGCGAAG AAGCTGGCTCTGATTACGGGCCTGAATGGTGGGGGGGTGTTGACCGGGTTGAATGGGGGGCTGTTGACCGGGCTGAATGGGGGGCTGATAACTGGGGTGAACCCGGGGCTGGTACTGAACCCTGGCCTTCTGAACGGGGGCAATGCCCTCATCGCCCAGCCACAGCTGGCACAG atgGCTCCTGGTGTCCCATTTGTTATGCAGCCCCCTCAGTTTGGGTTTCCCCAAGCTGgggctcagcagcagcagccaccaCCGCAGTTTGCTTTTCCATCTGGCAATGGG GGATTTCCTTATTTTGCTGGTTTTCCTCAAGGCCAACCTGGAATGTTTCCTCCACAACAAGCTGCG GGTGGGAatgctcagcagcagcagcagcagcagccgaaTCCCAACGTGAGGAGATTCAAG AGGATGCTTAGAAAACTCCAAAAAACCAGTGTTGGTGTGACTCAG GCTCCTCTTTCTATTGAGACTACACCTCCAAGCCCAACCCCAAACACAGCTGCTGTGAAAGATATTCTGTGCACAGAAAAG AAATAA
- the odam gene encoding uncharacterized protein odam — translation MMDIKAASLWISVICVCNAIPIFQPQLGIVASASNEILGLGGVTLTGVGLGQTQGTSFINPFFRPNVIMPQRVLNFNPQAAGPFLPQQATPGLLPAQGNQGSPFQFNPAQQDMPTGPQFSDPNSPQFQPQVFPQYYPSMAFPQGAGGQGYPYYMSYGYPQRNTPGVVQPNPNNAQQNIVQTTQKPQQPIQNPGKGGDTLNTTSPPDTRGDMAGPVIEEGYPRFSFLP, via the exons ATGATGGATATCAAAGCTGCCTCTCTCTGGATTAGTGTTATCTGTGTCTGCAATGCAATTCCA ATATTCCAGCCCCAACTTGGAATTGTTGCAAGCGCCAGTAATGAG aTTCTTGGGCTAGGGGGAGTTACCCTTACAGGTGTTGGCTTGGGTCAAACACAA GGTACATCCTTCATCAACCCATTTTTCCGGCCCAATGTCATTATGCCCCAGCGGGTGCTGAATTTTAACCCTCAGGCAGCTGGTCCCTTCCTACCCCAGCAGGCCACACCTGGGCTCCTGCCCGCGCAGGGGAACCAGGGGTCCCCTTTCCAATTCAACCCAGCCCAGCAGGACATGCCCACCGGGCCCCAATTCTCGGACCCCAATTCCCCACAGTTCCAACCCCAG GTCTTTCCTCAGTACTATCCCTCCATGGCATTTCCTCAAGGAGCTGGAGGACAG GGCTATCCATACTACATGTCCTATGGCTATCCTCAGAGAAACACCCCTGGAGTGGTGCAGCCCAACCCAAACAATGCACAGCAGAATATTGTGCAGACGACCCAGAAACCCCAACAGCCAATTCAG AATCCAGGAAAAGGAGGAGATACCTTGAATACAACTTCACCCCCTGATACTCGTGGAGACATGGCTGGCCCAGTGATTGAGGAG GGTTATCCAAGATTTTCATTTCTGCCATGA
- the LOC121702885 gene encoding heavy metal-associated isoprenylated plant protein 33-like produces MAHFILVALLLSGVAAYPGWGQQGYGSQGGQSGGGSMRPGGGSGMQDQPSGSSGMQDQPGGGFGMQGQSGGGFGMQGQSGGGFGMQGQSGRGSGMQGQSGRGSGMQGMPSGGFGMQGQSSEGFGMQGSQSMGGGRSRPRRGNGRGRGSGSRGPSFGSMGPSFGSRGPSFGSMGPSYGPANDGDYFPGGPDMEDWDMNEAEQPWMPEGPPMGPEGEDQNDEGWFNEDDQVDGPPEFPGRGDKRAQFRQRFGGQQREMGFNGRQPNRRRPGGAGGRAPFGIKPVTPNMMDIMQFTPIVKVDNLTLPNNASLPLKEGEHMFLLPPYFLQGRQNEPQAYKFGSQSQPQLFGPQPYVKYNYNPNAAAANERITFEYGTASPLPSFLKARV; encoded by the exons ATGGCACACTTTATTTTGGTGGCTTTACTACTGTCAGGCGTCGCTGCTTAC CCTGGCTGGGGGCAGCAAGGATATGGATCTCAGGGTGGCCAATCCGGAGGAGGATCTATGAGG CCTGGTGGAGGTTCTGGGATGCAGGATCAGCCAAGTGGAAGTTCTGGAATGCAAGATCAGCCAGGTGGAGGTTTTGGGATGCAGGGTCAGTCTGGAGGAGGTTTTGGGATGCAGGGTCAGTCTGGAGGAGGTTTTGGGATGCAGG GTCAGTCTGGCAGAGGTTCTGGGATGCAGGGTCAGTCTGGCAGAGGTTCTGGGATGCAGGGTATGCCTAGTGGAGGTTTTGGGATGCAGGGTCAGTCTAGCGAAGGTTTTGGGATGCAGGGTTCTCAGTCAATGGGTGGGGGAAGATCACGGCCACGTAGAGGCAATGGTAGAGGCAGAGGCTCTGGATCAAGGGGACCCAGCTTTGGATCAATGGGACCCAGCTTTGGATCAAGGGGACCCAGCTTTGGATCAATGGGACCCAGCTATGGACCTGCAAATGATGGGGACTATTTCCCAGGCGGCCCAGACATGGAAGACTGGGACATGAATGAGGCTGAACAACCATGG ATGCCTGAGGGCCCTCCTATGGGACCAGAGGGAGAGGATCAGAACGATGAAGGATGGTTTAATGAAGACGACCAGGTTGATGGACCCCCAGAGTTTCCTGGCAGAGGGGACAAAAGA GCACAGTTTCGCCAGAGATTCGGAGGACAACAGAGAGAAATGGGGTTTAACGGGAGGCAACCAAATAGGAGG AGACCAGGGGGTGCAGGTGGGAGAGCTCCGTTTGGAATAAAACCAGTGACACCCAACATGATG GATATCATGCAGTTTACCCCCATTGTCAAG GTTGACAACTTGACTCTACCA AACAATGCGAGTCTGCCACTGAAGGAG GGAGAGCACATGTTCCTACTGCCACCGTACTTCCTACAG GGCCGGCAGAATGAACCCCAAGCGTACAAG TTTGGATCCCAATCCCAACCCCAATTATTTGGTCCCCAG CCTTATGTGAAGTACAACTACAACCCAAATGCTGCTGCGGCAAAC GAAAGGATTACCTTTGAATACGGAACTGCATCACCT TTGCCATCATTTCTGAAA GCTAGAGTTTAG